Below is a window of Nicotiana tabacum cultivar K326 chromosome 19, ASM71507v2, whole genome shotgun sequence DNA.
CAAATGAAATTGAATAACCTCCAGCATTCCTCATGCTATGTCTCCTCGCAACCATAAAATCTATTGTTTCACTTTTACTAGTACACATATATGCTTCCATATAAATCATGGGAAAGCCATCTAACTATGATTTTACATGATAGTTGCATTCTTCTTTTGAGTAGTTAAGCTGGCGTTGATATACAATTTTTCTTGTTTGTGTTTGTGTAAATATATTCTTTTGAAAGATTACTCTTcgaaaacaattaaaagaaaagattaaTTTGGGAAAGTTTTAAAGCTAACATAATTTTATAACCAGAGTTACTTACTAACCTAATCATGACCAATATATGATATATATCGAACATAAAGTTGTGGGTGTGTCACTGACTTTAGTAGGATCACATCTTAATATATACTTCTGGCATAACACGTGGCATTAATGTAGTTTTTACCAAATTATAGTACGATGGACTAGTCCCGCGTTTTACACTATTCGAGCATGCATTGAAgataatgaagaaaaaaaaaagcatgcACTGAAGATATGTTTCCTCATATTAAGAAACTCTTCCTCACCAATACTACGTCCACAACATCCATTTAGGATCATGGGCGGATTTAAGGAGCCCGTAAGccgaaaaattatattgtatatgtaaaataaaatttggtttgtatctctatatattatattttgaattctCGTAATATAATCTAAAAGTATAACTTATTCAAAACCTTTATTATGTTGCCGATTCAATTCTTATAGTCCacagttccttttttttttttttttgaattcaaaTTCACCCACTTTACTATGGTTACCATCAGATCAGACTTGTCACACTCATTCTATTCAACATCGGAATCCAAATCCCACTAAGAAACATCATAATTACTCCAGCCATGATCAAATTAAATCAAAGATTGAAAGCGAGGACGTAGAAAGTATTGTTTTTTTCTGTAAACCAGTGTTGATGGTATTGGCAGAGGCGGATGTAATATGATTTTTCTTGGTTTGGTTGAACCATTAATATTTCTAATATAGAGCTATCTGAAAAATTACTATTTAAATTTTAAACTCAGAATTATAAATATATAATGAGTTATATAGTGATAGCATAAAATTGTACCataaaactcataaatttcaaaTTGGCGCACTCGGATAGTCGGTCACAAACCCATCACCGAATTTAGTAAGAAGTACCTGTAACAACAGAGGCTAACGTGTCCTGTCTTTGTAATATTGAATAGTGAATACCCACCATATATTTGGGACCTTTTGAATCATCAGCAGCAACTTCTGGGTTTTGCGCCAGCATTTATGTTTTCTATCAACTACAGTTTCTCACTTTTGTCTCCCACTATAGTCCATCCTCATCCACTACTTCTTATTTCCCTCTTTCTCCTTCACGTAACTCTTGATAAATAGCCTTGGTACTTTCATCTTTGTTTGTCTATCTTCTAGTTCAATTCCATGGCTAACTTCAGCTTCATCCTAGGCATAATTGGTAAGTTTCATTATTAAATCTTTAAAAGTACCGAAGGTGGAACTTTAACAATTAATGAAATTTTTAGTTTATTAATTAATATGAAAAAAGAAATCATTATTTTTGTCAAATAAATATACTGGTAATGATTTTTAATTTACACCCATGTTTCTGCAGGGAATGTCATCTCCATACTTATGTTTGCTGCCCCAATGTAAGTCTTGAATTTTCCTCGTAGTACTAATTTCGTTGGTTACACTGAtcattacataaaataaaattacattatCTGTTGTATATAATAATCCTACGTTTACGTAGTACGGAGTAGTAGTTTGTTTTTTGCTTCCTACTATTGGAATAAAGTAATATGGTACCcagtaatattattttttaagaatTCTCAAAACAAAGATTTGCACAGCCAACTTATAATCAACGCATGATAAAGTTGAAACTTGTGACGATTATAATTAAAAGGCATTTGGTTAATGTATTTTTCATTGTTTGATCACAATgatcattaagtttgaattattAATATTTCAGAAAAACGTTCAAAAGGATAATCAAGAAGAAATCAACAGAGGATTTTAAAGGGATACCATATATTACAACACTATTGAGCACAAGTTTGTGGACATTTTATGGGTTGCTAAAGCCTGGAGGTTTGCTTGTGGTCACAGTCAATGGCACTGGTGCCATCTTACATATCGTATATGTCACTCTCTTTCTTATCTATGCCCCCAAAACTCTCAAGGTAATTAATACTATTAAATTTTCAATGTTAAAACTCTGGTCTTTATCACCTTTTAACGTCAAAagctagttgatttttattttgaagGAACTAAAAAGTTGATTTATTTGATGTCTTTCTTTTTTGCAGATTCAATCCATTAAGCTGGTGGCAATAATAGATATAGCTTTCCTTGGGGCTGTAATAGCAATCACTTTACTAGCTGTGCATGGAAATACTCAGCTCACATTGGTCGGACTTTTAGCTGCTGGTTTGAACATAGTCATGTATGCATCTCCTTTATCAGCTACGGTAATTTCTTATccctttttcctatttttttgttctttctttcgtTGCATTTAACTTATTATCAATACAAGgaattttatgtgctattaatgTATTTTAACATGtctcttcatttctttctttcttattttattttccgGGTTTCAAGCAATTTAAAATTGCAGTTTTTGTTTATTCAACTGTATTGCTTGGCGTACAGAGAACTGTGATAAAAATGAAGAGAGTGGAGTACATGccatttttcctttccttcttccaGTTCCTTAATGGAGGGGTATGGGCAGCTTATGCAGTCTTTGTCAAAGATTATTATATTGGAGTaagttctcttcttcttcttttctttttgattttcctttctttgaATTTTCACTTGTATTGATGTAGGTCTGGAAAATATTTGGTGTGTCATGAGCTATACTAGATGTGAATGAATAAATTTCAATAATATACGCCAAAAATTATATaagttttatatactttttcggcaaaaaaaacCCTTCTTTTTTGGGTAGAATTTGAACCAATCCACTCATTGATGTAAATCGAAGTAATAGAAAATACACCAAAAAAGTTACTAGTatattattgcttttgatatGTCTAATTGTTGGTACATATAATTATTTGTTACCTTATGATTAGGGGTCTTCATGGTTCGATTTGGGTTGATTTTCCTCTTTAAAAAAATCAAACTAATTAAGTtagtttttcaaatattaaaaccaaATCAAGTAACTCGGTTTTTTACAGGTTCGATTTATGTCGATTTTTTTGTTATTTCCATTTTTGTCAGTTTTTT
It encodes the following:
- the LOC107818842 gene encoding bidirectional sugar transporter SWEET16; this translates as MANFSFILGIIGNVISILMFAAPIKTFKRIIKKKSTEDFKGIPYITTLLSTSLWTFYGLLKPGGLLVVTVNGTGAILHIVYVTLFLIYAPKTLKIQSIKLVAIIDIAFLGAVIAITLLAVHGNTQLTLVGLLAAGLNIVMYASPLSATRTVIKMKRVEYMPFFLSFFQFLNGGVWAAYAVFVKDYYIGVPNGIGFLLGSAQLILYFIYYKSTPTKSTDQKEEKEGSAHLVRRGIQLNDLDGAHENDKNNRNLHKGKSLPKPSLARQYSEKLVKTLSISPSSLGSYNEDDIEKGLKDAH